From the genome of Vagococcus entomophilus:
GGCGGGACGGTCAATAATTTTGCCAGACATTGGCAGATTCCTTTGGATATGGAAAAAGCAATGCAAGTGATTCTCCGAGGCAAAAAGCAAGCGGTAGGTGTAGGTGTGTGTGAAGATGAAAGGCACACAAAAAAAGGAATTGTGAGTTCTTTTACATTTGGCGCATTTGCAGACATGTCTAATGATGTCAGACAGAGTGAAAAAAAGAAGTGGGGACTAATCATTTACCCTATCAAGGCATTGAAGCAATTTGGGAAAGGGTGTTCACATAAGGTTTTGGTCAAAACAGATGAGAAAGAAGAACGACTGAAAGTATGGTTTTCTTTGATCACAACCACCTACTCAATCGGTGGTTTCGAATATATTGACTCATCAGTCGATAAGTTTCATATGAGCATCTTAAATAATATGACTTTTGGGAAGTTAGTTCAATTAGGCTATTTTGTCATCAAAGGAAAATTTAAAGGGGCAAGTGGTCTAACCTACATAGAATCAAAAAAAATAGAACTAACACCACTAATTGAATACGAGCAACACAAAATTTTTTCACGAATTGACGGTGATAAAGGACCAGAACTACCATTAAAGTTAGAGTACTTAGCTGACTTTGTACCTCTTTTTGTACCGAGTAAGTAATAAAAGAGATCAGGTTCACCCTTAAAAGGTGGAACTGATCTCTTTTGTAATTTTCAGATAAATGAAACACTAAAAAATAATATTTTCCTTTATAATAGCTAAATTTTTAATCAAAATCCGGCGATTACAAATCTCGATGGCCCCTAAATCTTTTAATTGCTGCATCATACGATTGACGCTACTAGCAGAAGCAATTCCACAAAAATGAGCAATTTCTTCATTGGTTACCATGAAATCAATCAAATACATCCCATCACCAGCTTCTACTCCAAAAAGTTCATATAACTCATAAAGTTGTGCACAAACTGCTCCGAACTTGCCATTCATCAGCATTTGTTGCATTTTTTTCATAGAACGCATCAGACGCAGGCGATAATAATCTTTTACATAGGCTTGCAGGTCTAAGTTGTTATTGATATCACGCCAAAATTGCACTCGATCGATTTGATAAAGTTCGGCAGTTTGAGATTCAACGCGGATATTAAAAGGAGCATCAATAAATTGTGAATACTCATCTTTTAATAGAGAAACAATTTCCAAACTATTGATATATTCTAAATTGAATTCACGACCATCTTTTGAAATGACACTCGTTTTGATGATGCCGCTTTTCAATATATAGGCATGTCGGTCTTGCAGACCTTCGTATGTCAGGTATTTTTTACGTTCCTTCACGATAATAGGAAATGAATGTTCCTCAAGATATTTTTTTAAAATTGACCTGTCCATTTGTTTCTACTCCCTTTAACCATTTCATTATTAAGTGTAAAAGCTCATTACTTTTACTTAACCAAACCTTTTCCCAAAGTAAATCTTCTTTAAAAATACACAATCTTGCTACAGATGAAAACCACAAAAAAGTGTAACAAATGTTACTCTAATTTAGCATACACAAAAATAGATTTTTTTTTGGCGCATTTCTAGTATAGTAGCAATTAACCTATTGAATTCGTTTGAAGGAGGAATGGCATGGAATTTTTCCCAGAATTGTCTAGCGCAGCGACAGCTGGTTTTGCTGAATTTTAAATTATTGTAGGCGCTGACTAGAGGACAATCAAGTGAGTTTTTTTGTTTTTAAGCATTTTTTATTTTTTATTTTTGATTGAATTTGGACAAATAAATTAAGTAAGGTGACAAGAGGAATTATGGAAGAAAAAGTGGAAGAAAAGTTATTCAATAAAGGGTTTATCAGTATTACATTAATTAATTTTGTCGTTTATCTTGTATACTATTTATTAATGGTTATCATTGCAGCAGTTGCACAAGACAAACTTCATGCTTCACTTAGTCAAGCCGGACTTGCTTCTGGTATTTATATTATCGGGACACTGTTAGCACGTCTGTATTTTGGTAAAACTTTAGAGCTGTATGGAAGAAAGGCAGTAATGCGTTACGGAGCAATCTTTTACTTAGCAACAACAATTGCCTATCTTTATATGCCTAATTTAGTAATCTTATTCATTGTTCGTTTTTTAAATGGTTTTGCTTATGGGACAGTTTCAACTGCTACAAACGCTACGGTTACAGCATATATTCCTGATTCGAGAAAAGGAGAAGGAATTAATTATTATGGACTAAGTACAAGTTTGGCAGCGGCCATTGGACCATTTATTGGAATGATTTTGATGAATACGACAAGCTTTTATTTTGTAACGATGTTTTCTATTGCTTTAATTTTCATTACGACAATTGCTTGTTTTGCAGTACCAGTTAAGAATTTGGTGCTATCAGATGAACATAAGGAAATGTTGAAAGATAATAGTATTAGTAGCTTTATTGAATACAAAGTAATGTTTATTACGGGGATTGCCTTTTTAATGGGCTTAGCTTACTCAAGTGTTTTATCATTCTTATCTTCATATGCAAAAGTCATTCATTTGGTTTCAGCAAGCTCCTTTTTCTTCGTTGTCTACGCACTTGTAATTACAGCAACACGCCCGCTTTCAGGACGTATTTTTGATAATAAGGGTGAAAATTATGTTATGTATCCAAGTTATATTTTCTTAACTTTAGGTTTACTGTCATTAAGTATTACTCATTCAAGTTGGATGTTATTAGTTTCAGGTGGATTTGTAGGTCTTGGTTATGGAACCTTTATGTCAAATGGACAAGCAGTTTGTTTGAAAAAAGTCGAAAGCCATCGTGTAGGAATTGCCCTTTCTACTTATTTCATTGGCTTGGATTTAGGTCTTGGTGTTGGCCCATATGTGATGGGAGAATTACGTAGTCTCTTTTCATTCCGAGGATTGTATGTTGTAGCAGCCATTATTCCGATTGTATGTGCAATTTTGTATGCAATCTTCTACAAAACAAGCCCTAAGAGCAATACGAAAGTGATTGAAGCAACAAAATAGTTGATAAAATAAAAACATGTGTCTCTTGCTTATGCAAGGGGCACATGTTTTTTTAATACAATTGACCACCAACTTCTTTTATATCCGGCTGATTT
Proteins encoded in this window:
- a CDS encoding diacylglycerol/lipid kinase family protein encodes the protein MKYAIFFNKNAGNGQAEELAQKLLEKLSDKNIEAVFLTAPDEKTALEKVKAAIDQYDAIVSIGGDGTLNIVVTAFVQKGKAIPLGILPGGTVNNFARHWQIPLDMEKAMQVILRGKKQAVGVGVCEDERHTKKGIVSSFTFGAFADMSNDVRQSEKKKWGLIIYPIKALKQFGKGCSHKVLVKTDEKEERLKVWFSLITTTYSIGGFEYIDSSVDKFHMSILNNMTFGKLVQLGYFVIKGKFKGASGLTYIESKKIELTPLIEYEQHKIFSRIDGDKGPELPLKLEYLADFVPLFVPSK
- a CDS encoding Crp/Fnr family transcriptional regulator → MDRSILKKYLEEHSFPIIVKERKKYLTYEGLQDRHAYILKSGIIKTSVISKDGREFNLEYINSLEIVSLLKDEYSQFIDAPFNIRVESQTAELYQIDRVQFWRDINNNLDLQAYVKDYYRLRLMRSMKKMQQMLMNGKFGAVCAQLYELYELFGVEAGDGMYLIDFMVTNEEIAHFCGIASASSVNRMMQQLKDLGAIEICNRRILIKNLAIIKENIIF
- a CDS encoding MFS transporter; the encoded protein is MEEKVEEKLFNKGFISITLINFVVYLVYYLLMVIIAAVAQDKLHASLSQAGLASGIYIIGTLLARLYFGKTLELYGRKAVMRYGAIFYLATTIAYLYMPNLVILFIVRFLNGFAYGTVSTATNATVTAYIPDSRKGEGINYYGLSTSLAAAIGPFIGMILMNTTSFYFVTMFSIALIFITTIACFAVPVKNLVLSDEHKEMLKDNSISSFIEYKVMFITGIAFLMGLAYSSVLSFLSSYAKVIHLVSASSFFFVVYALVITATRPLSGRIFDNKGENYVMYPSYIFLTLGLLSLSITHSSWMLLVSGGFVGLGYGTFMSNGQAVCLKKVESHRVGIALSTYFIGLDLGLGVGPYVMGELRSLFSFRGLYVVAAIIPIVCAILYAIFYKTSPKSNTKVIEATK